DNA from Gracilinanus agilis isolate LMUSP501 chromosome 3, AgileGrace, whole genome shotgun sequence:
ACTAGACTGCCTTCACCTGCCTCTCCTCTGCTGATGTCTGATGCCTGGGAGGTTCGGGGAGCCTCTCTCCACTGTGGCCTCTGCtgagaatactactgtgctcctGTGGgaccctctttttttaaaagagctattTATATTGCCATTTCATAAGAAACCCCCAGCTGGGGGGGGGATCCTCCAGGAGCCAGAGCCCTGGGGCCTGTGCCGTTGAGTTTGGTTTGGGAAAGCCACGCTGCAGGCCTGGACCCCCATTAGTTTTACAATTAAAACGTTTTCCTTCATTTCTGAGAAAAGTGGTGGCTGAGTGTGGGTCTCTGGGATAGGGCCGCGGGTGGAAAGGGGGGAATGATGAGAGCAAGTCGTTGGCCTTTCCCTCCAGAGCCCTGGGATGAAGAAGGTCCCACGAAGATGTGGGCTTTCTTTTGGGGGGAAGCGTGGGGTAGGCCAAGCTGGAGCAgtcctgaacccaggacctttgggTGGTTCCCAGGAGGCCTCCAAGAGGGCCTAATCTGCCTGCAACCCTCTAAGGAGTACCATTAATTTGACCTCACTGTGAGATGGGGAAGTTTGACGAAGAGCTTCCTGGTGCTTCAATCATATTCCCTCAGTTCAAACCCTGCAGTGCATCAGGCCCCCACTTTACGTGGCCTTGGACTACGTGAGGTTCCAGGTTGGCCGAAGGCCGTGTGGAAGTAGGGGTTCCCCTTATGAGACCTTGATGGTGCTTAGAGGTGACAAAACCCCTTCCTGTGTCCGCAGAGAAGATGGCGGCAGGATCATCTCTAGGTTGCGCGCAGAAGCCAAGTGCCTCGTCTGCATCACCCGTGCTGATGTCAAAGCCAGGAAAGGAACTCACGTTTGGATTTCACCTCCAAAGAGAGGCTGTACCCCAGTGCCCCGCATTCCCCTTTGAGGCAGGGGTGTCTTAGGCCAGGCCAGGTGCTCTCTGATCCCTTCCAGCACTGAGGTtccatgaacaaatcacttttcAGAAAGATTCCCTCCCTACCAGGCTTCTTCCTCCCTCTGGTGAAGAGAGGCCGGCCTAAGTGGCTCAGGGAGTCACCGTGGTTCTCCCAAGAAGCACCCCTGCTGCCCTCAGCTTTCCTGTGTTGGCCAGGGAGACATCGGAGGagacagaggcccagagagggccaGTGGCTTGTCCCCCATCATGCAGCATCAGTCAGGTCAACCTTGCTGCCCTCTGAGCTGTCCCAGCCCCTTCCTCCCCACAGACCTGTCCACGCTCCCGGCTGCTCCACCTGGCGGGAGCCTCCCCTCCTGGCGGTTCCCACGGGCTCTGGAGCCTCAGAAGGCATTTAACCTCCAAGCCTGACCGGTTGGTCCTTCCATAAGTGATTAATCTGTCATGAAAACGATTGACAGGGAGGGGAAGTGATTCGCCCCGGGCAACCAGCTTCCAGAAAGAGCGACCAACTTGGAGATCTCTGCTGGGGTCTTTCCTGTCCTCTCTCCTGCTTTCCCTCCACAAACCGGGTCTCCCCAACACTGGGAAGCTCTGTCTCTTGTCTCCCCCTGCAGGCTGTAGTTGTCTCCACCCCACAGACCCTGGGCGTCCTTGTTTGGAGGAGTTGGAGGACGGTCTAGAGGGGGCTGAACCTCTGCCTGCTCCCCATGATGGGTAGAAAGAGCTTTGGGCTTGGAGTAGGAGAGCCAGATTCGAATCCTAACTGCTGTTGTTTGAGAGCCTGGGAGGATGGATATCCTGTTGGGTGGGTCCAAAGGATCTATAGGAAATGTTTGGTAGTGAGTGGTTAGGTGGTACCTAggatagagcaccaaacctggagtcaggaagacattttccccccgagttcaaattcggcctcacacagtagctgtgtgaccctgggcaagtcacctcaccctgtctgcctccgtttcttcatctatgaaatgagtgggaataggaagtggcaaatcactgcaggatctttgtcaagaaaacctcaaaaggggggCATCGAGGTGGTTCAGTgctttgagagccagacctggagatcggatgtcctggattcaaatttggccagctgtgtgaccctgggcaagtcacttacccattgcctagccctgacccctcttctgccttggaaccaacacaccgaaatgattctaagacggaaggtaaaggttagaaaaaacaaacctcaaatggggtcaggaagagtcagacttgactggaACAACAACAGATGCTTGTTGACTCACAGGCTGAGCTCCTCCCCTTTCCTTGCCTGGCTTCCCTTCCCTGGGGCAATGGGGAGCTCATCCCCAGGGGAGGTGGGTGCCTCATCTACCCTGACCCTGTGGCGAGGACCTATGGTGAGGGGCTAAGGAAGGGCCTTTGCTCTTAACCAAGACCCCAGTGACTACTGTTTGGGCAGGTCTGTAACTGGAAGGAACTGGAGACAAGCTAGTCCaaatacttccattttacagatgaggaaacaaaagcctTGAGAGAGGGAATGAAAGGTCATGCAGGCAGCAAGTGGCAAAGCAGGATTCGAACTCATACCCTGGGACTCCACGGGTGACATTCTCTCCCCTGTTTGCCCCCAGAGGAGGCGTGGGGAGGGTGTAGGATGGCCCTGCTCGCCCTCTGGGTTCCTCCCTGCCCTGGATTCTCCGATGAGGACACACTTCGCTCATTCCATTAGATATTCGGCTTCCACCCATGCTGGCCCTTCCTGTGGTTCTCTTCCCTCCACCTCCACTAGTCTGGAGGGGGCGGGTGCCGGGCCAGCCCAGGGTGCGGCGTGTGTGTTTATGTCTGTGGTGGGTGGGGGCCTTGCTGTTTCTCCCaggccttcctcctccccctcccccaattcctCACCTGACCGCCCTTGGTTTCGGGGCTTTAGCTTTAGGGATGGAAGCCGGAAATGGCCTGGAGCCTGCCCGAGGGCTTTCCGAGATCCTCTGAGGTCAGGGGGCTCCTTATTAATCGCGTCGTTAGGAATGTTAACGAGGGCGATGGGCCTCATTAGGAAGGGCCCCATCCTAGCATTAGCCTCCTTAATTAGTCCTGCCCATCTCTCGCCCCATTTCCCAGAAAGGAAGGGGCTGCCTGTGTCCTCTCTCCAGGTCTGGGCTGGTCCCCTGGATCCCCGCGGAAGGGCCGAAACTTGGGGAATTGGTCCCTAATAGGACCGGGGCTAGGAGGAAGGGATCTATCCGATGGTCTGCCTTAGGGAGAGCGCTGAGGGGGAGGACGCCTGGGTCCTCCGGGCTCCGGACAGGAAGGCGGCAGGGCGAGGGGGTTGGAAAGATCCCCTTTGGGACTTCAAGGGGCCGGTCCCCCGCAATGGGGGTAGGGCCGATTGGGCTCCCGAGGCAGAGGGAAGGGTTAGAAGGACATGAACTCCTGGGTCTTTCCCCACCTAGAGTGGCTCCTCCTTAAATACCGCAACGGTGTGGCCTCACCCTCAGGAACCCCACAACTGTGGAAGATCCCGAGAGAGATGGACGGCCCGGCAGAAGGAGGATCTGAGGGGCAGAAGGTAGTGCCGAGACCCCAGTCTCCCCCCTTTCCTCCGCGGGCTCCCACGCCCCCGCCGCCTCTGTCGCCTGGCTCTGTCATCGGAGAGTCCCCTCTGCCTGTGTCATCGGAACTAGGTGCCCGCCAGCTGCTGCTGGACGAGTGGGGGACCCCCGGGGCGGAACTGAAGCTGCCGGAGGGGCTCAGCTGGAAGCTTCTCTACGTGCGGAGGCCTCTCTACCGCAACCTGCTGCGGTCACCGAACCCTGAGGGTGCGGCTCGAACCCGGGCGGGAAGGTGGGGGGAGCAGGAGGGGCGAATGGAGTGACGGGACGGAGCAGAGGGATAGCGGCCAGAGCCTGGGGACAGAGCGGGGCGGCCAGCCTGCCTCCCGACGTCACTAGATCTCTGTCCAGCAGTCTTCAGCCTTCGGTCCGTCTCCCTTTGTGTCTTTATCTCAGCCCCAGTCTAGCTCCGTCTCTCCCGTCCCTGTCCCAGCGCCTGTTTGCCCATAGCTTCTCTCTGGATATCTGTTATCTCTCTCAATATCCATCTCTGAGGGCGCACTGTTGGCTTTGTCTCTCCGTCTCCgccttcttccccctcttcctctgcgtctgtctctgtgtatctctgtgtctctccctccccggtttctctatctctgtctctccctcctggagtctctctctctctgtctctccttccctgaatctctatctctctgcctctccctccctgagtttctctgcctctctctccgagtttctctctctctctccctccccgagtctctttgtctctccctctccagtctctccatctctctgtctctctctccctgagtctctctctatctctttgcctctccctccctgagtttctctatctctctgcctctccctccttgagtctctctctctgtctctctgcctctccctccttgagtctctccatctctccctccctgagtctctttgtctctccctctccagtttctctatctctctgcctctccctccttgagtctctctgtctctctgtctctccctccctgagtctctctatctttctatctctctgtctctctatctctctgccttgTATTTACTTAGATCTAGCACTTTTATGGGCTGTTCTCTATGGATCCATCTCTGCCCTGTCCCTCCGACATTGTTAGCCTGTGTCCTATCTCTCTCCCTGCCCCCGTTGCTCCCTCTGGCCTagatcctgggttctaatcctgacaCTGAATTTAATGGATCCATTTTCTGATCCTTAGACGCCTCTTTGCTTCCGACTTCTCCACACCCAACCCCACCCCTACTAGAGGGGAGCTGGTTTCTCAGACATTGTTCTCAGCCCCAAGGCCCTGACTCACCCTGGCCCAGCCTGTCTAGCTTTGCCTCAGGGAAGAGCCAGAGAAGCTGGGAGCCTGAGATCTTTTTCCGGGAGGGCTGATCTTGGGAGGGAGTGGGAATGAGGGCTGTGAGAGGGGCTTTCTGGGAGGTATGTGTTGGAAAGGTGGCCAGGGGATTCATGGGCATTGAGGCAATTAGCAAAGGCCAAGGCAGGCATTTGAGGACTGGAAGGTAACTGGAGATCTGTAACAAGGTGGTTGGTAAGGGATGGGGTCAGTGAATTTTAGAGGGATCAGAGGGCAGGAGGGAGTCCAAGAAGGCTCAGTGAGAGGTCAAGGGATAAGTGTGGGGGTAGGGATCATTGGTGGGTCTATGAGCTCTGAGCCTCTGCTCCCTATTTCAGGCATCAACATCTATGAACCACCACCGCCCTGCGGTCCCCCTCGGCCCCTGGAGACCTTGGGTAAGTGCCCTACCCCCCAGCAGGAATGGAGGGtctggggaaagagaagaaggagcttATGTCTTCCCCTCGTCCCAGAGTCCCAGAAATAGACTCCTGGAGGGAGGTGTGGCATTCCAGAGAGGAGGTTAGTGTATGGTTATGGGGAGAAGAGCCTGGGATCTGGA
Protein-coding regions in this window:
- the NCCRP1 gene encoding F-box only protein 50, which translates into the protein MVCLRESAEGEDAWVLRAPDRKAAGRGGWKDPLWDFKGPVPRNGEWLLLKYRNGVASPSGTPQLWKIPREMDGPAEGGSEGQKVVPRPQSPPFPPRAPTPPPPLSPGSVIGESPLPVSSELGARQLLLDEWGTPGAELKLPEGLSWKLLYVRRPLYRNLLRSPNPEGINIYEPPPPCGPPRPLETLGNFSGWQISTEKLLPSFSWTVKQQCIDLLAEGLWEELLDKQQPDITVMDWFENSCLDTYVYELHVWLLAADRRTIIRQYHNAPRPSPKGPTGHWCQVSHVFKCYGPGVRFIHFLHKAKNRMGSDGFRRTRVTDSSVSLQLRN